Proteins co-encoded in one Setaria viridis chromosome 9, Setaria_viridis_v4.0, whole genome shotgun sequence genomic window:
- the LOC117835155 gene encoding uncharacterized protein isoform X2 yields the protein MGIPSRHPDHEEEEEYDDAVFYEDIQAPKFVDLTAPDAGRPDDDPAWFCLRVGCDQSHEQVDLEALDRSFFMRVMAARSPNVRLQKAISRTNQSSMLKCPHSAPPKPPRARFARLSAATDAAEKAAVKPKPRVQRICAMRASPTRTKTAKVEAPSARKKALTMPRSKAVRPTQEPFLSVKHQKEPVAAVARKGTVVKALFMSTPKKEPARTPAADKRKEAVSEVCSKLRKLNLGCREVPSRYMCQLTNPKTAKKGEETALTKSAKRGQESRTNVKKKILGRSVKCANAEPDENRNCCGNTAADENSRTETARPNEKRKAVLQELTIEVDAARAEDDNKENVSNADQAVEEALNNSHSEDENRQLENNENVALKVPKMQNKVHPEQAGKLKKTTNPRPFRLRTDERGVQKEAKPEKRQPFAENNSMAVLKDANRGVMPTDKYNRGKGRDKPLCGEKQSTQMAMGQLGEAKPGFNSIRCNNARPVMTKRKVVEKSERVSRVASSARTTKTASGLMAPTQIGKGRKTSVKPSRLQAAAA from the exons ATGGGGATCCCGTCGAGGCACCCGGaccacgaggaggaggaggagtacgaCGACGCGGTGTTCTACGAGGACATCCAGGCGCCCAAGTTCGTGGACCTCACCGCGCCCGACGCCGGCCGCCCCGACGACGACCCCGCCTGGTTCTGCCTCCGCGTCG GTTGCGACCAGAGCCATGAGCAGGTCGACCTGGAGGCCCTTGAccggagcttcttcatgcgg GTCATGGCGGCCAGAAGCCCCAATGTGCGGCTCCAGAAGGCGATCAGCAGAACAAATCAGAG CTCGATGCTTAAATGCCCTCATTCTGCACCGCCGAAGCCTCCGAGGGCCCGGTTCGCGAGGCTGAGCGCGGCAACAGACGCCGCCGAGAAGGCAGCGGTGAAGCCCAAGCCAAGGGTCCAGCGGATCTGCGCCATGCGAGCGTCTCCGACCCGGACCAAGACAGCGAAGGTCGAAGCTCCCAGCGCGAGGAAGAAGGCACTGACGATGCCGCGGAGCAAGGCCGTCCGGCCGACGCAGGAACCGTTCCTCAGCGTGAAGCACCAAAAGGAGCCGGTCGCTGCGGTGGCGAGAAAGGGGACTGTCGTCAAGGCACTGTTCATGAGCACGCCAAAGAAGGAGCCCGCCCGGACGCCGGCGGCAGacaagaggaaggaggcggtGTCCGAGGTTTGTTCCAAGCTGCGGAAGCTGAACTTGGGGTGCCGGGAGGTGCCGAGCAGGTACATGTGTCAGCTGACGAATCCAAAGACTGCTAAGAAGGGTGAAGAGACCGCGCTGACGAAGAGTGCCAAGAGAGGGCAAGAGTCTAGGACCAATGTCAAGAAGAAAATTTTAGGACGCTCGGTGAAGTGTGCTAATGCTGAACCTGATGAGAACCGAAATTGTTGTGGTAACACTGCTGCAGATGAGAACTCACGTACAGAAACTGCAAGACCCAATGAGAAAAGGAAGGCGGTGCTGCAGGAATTGACAATTGAGGTGGATGCAGCGCGAGCTGAAGATGACAACAAGGAGAATGTGTCAAATGCTGATCAGGCGGTTGAAGAAGCCTTGAACAATTCACATTCTGAAGATGAAAACAGGCAGTTAGAGAACAACGAGAATGTTGCTCTGAAG GTGCCTAAAATGCAGAACAAAGTGCATCCAGAGCAAGCAGGAAAGCTCAAGAAAACTACCAATCCTAGGCCATTCAGGCTGAGGACTGAT GAAAGAGGAGTGCAAAAAGAAGCAAAACCAGAAAAAAGGCAGCCCTTCGCTGAGAATAACTCCATGGCAGTACTCAAGGATGCAAACAGAGGAGTGATG CCAACGGACAAATACAATCGTGGAAAGGGACGAGACAAGCCGCTCTGTGGCGAGAAACAG AGCACACAGATGGCCATGGGGCAGCTCGGTGAGGCCAAGCCAGGCTTCAACAGCATCAGATGCAATAACGCCAGGCCTGTGATGACGAAGCGCAAAGTCGTTGAAAAATCAGAGAGAGTTTCTAGGGTTGCATCATCAGCAAGAACGACCAAGACAGCCAG TGGTCTCATGGCGCCAACTCAGATTGGAAAGGGGAGGAAGACTTCAGTAAAGCCATCCAGACTGCAAGCAGCTGCTGCTTGA
- the LOC117837058 gene encoding uncharacterized protein produces MGRAPCCDKASVKKGPWSPEEDAKLKSYIEQNGTGGNWIALPQKIGLKRCGKSCRLRWLNYLRPNIKHGGFSEEEDKIILSLYISIGSRWSIIAAQLPGRTDNDIKNYWNTRLKKKLFGKQSRKDQRQQQQFMRQATASDGMKQEAATGDANGSSGVPAVAYNWHQQAITGAVPPVPGIMMEGHRIGDEVDESIRKLLYKLGGAGPFATLPVTQCVPPMYEGSPSLMPPSCTVDTTSLSEGGVQGSSTLPALELDQNFHFNQVKLDGLDCFFGMSTDQSMRWNEVIPLVCPNNTVASSSQGMQQYCLVDEPANLGMK; encoded by the exons ATGGGGAGAGCTCCGTGCTGTGACAAAGCTAGCGTGAAGAAGGGCCCAtggtcgccggaggaggacgccAAGCTCAAGTCCTACATCGAGCAGAATGGCACCGGCGGCAACTGGATAGCGCTGCCGCAGAAGATAG GGCTGAAGAGgtgcggcaagagctgccgcCTCCGGTGGCTGAACTACCTCCGGCCAAACATCAAGCACGGAGGAttctcggaggaggaggacaagatAATCCTTAGCCTCTACATCAGCATAGGCAGCAG GTGGTCGATAATAGCGGCGCAGCTGCCGGGAAGGACGGATAATGACATAAAGAACTACTGGAACACGAGGCTCAAGAAGAAGCTCTTCGGCAAGCAGTCCCGCAAGGAtcagaggcagcagcagcaattcATGCGCCAGGCGACGGCAAGCGATGGGATGAAGCAAGAAGCGGCGACCGGGGATGCGAACGGAAGCAGCGGCGTGCCGGCAGTTGCTTACAACTGGCACCAACAAGCCATTACAGGGGCGGTGCCACCAGTGCCAGGTATTATGATGGAAGGCCATCGCATAGGAGATGAGGTAGATGAGTCAATCCGGAAGCTTCTTTACAAACTAGGTGGAGCAGGCCCTTTTGCAACCCTGCCAGTTACTCAGTGCGTTCCTCCAATGTACGAGGGAAGTCCAAGCCTCATGCCGCCATCATGCACGGTAGACACCACTTCCCTCAGCGAAGGCGGTGTGCAAGGTTCCAGCACACTGCCGGCGCTGGAACTGGACCAGAACTTCCACTTTAATCAGGTTAAGCTGGATGGTCTGGATTGCTTCTTTGGTATGAGTACGGATCAGAGCATGAGGTGGAATGAGGTGATCCCATTGGTTTGCCCTAATAATACTGTGGCTTCCAGCTCCCAAGGGATGCAGCAGTATTGTCTTGTTGACGAACCGGCGAACCTTGGTATGAAGTAG
- the LOC117835155 gene encoding uncharacterized protein isoform X1, with the protein MGIPSRHPDHEEEEEYDDAVFYEDIQAPKFVDLTAPDAGRPDDDPAWFCLRVGCDQSHEQVDLEALDRSFFMRVMAARSPNVRLQKAISRTNQSSMLKCPHSAPPKPPRARFARLSAATDAAEKAAVKPKPRVQRICAMRASPTRTKTAKVEAPSARKKALTMPRSKAVRPTQEPFLSVKHQKEPVAAVARKGTVVKALFMSTPKKEPARTPAADKRKEAVSEVCSKLRKLNLGCREVPSRYMCQLTNPKTAKKGEETALTKSAKRGQESRTNVKKKILGRSVKCANAEPDENRNCCGNTAADENSRTETARPNEKRKAVLQELTIEVDAARAEDDNKENVSNADQAVEEALNNSHSEDENRQLENNENVALKVPKMQNKVHPEQAGKLKKTTNPRPFRLRTDERGVQKEAKPEKRQPFAENNSMAVLKDANRGVMPTDKYNRGKGRDKPLCGEKQKQSTQMAMGQLGEAKPGFNSIRCNNARPVMTKRKVVEKSERVSRVASSARTTKTASGLMAPTQIGKGRKTSVKPSRLQAAAA; encoded by the exons ATGGGGATCCCGTCGAGGCACCCGGaccacgaggaggaggaggagtacgaCGACGCGGTGTTCTACGAGGACATCCAGGCGCCCAAGTTCGTGGACCTCACCGCGCCCGACGCCGGCCGCCCCGACGACGACCCCGCCTGGTTCTGCCTCCGCGTCG GTTGCGACCAGAGCCATGAGCAGGTCGACCTGGAGGCCCTTGAccggagcttcttcatgcgg GTCATGGCGGCCAGAAGCCCCAATGTGCGGCTCCAGAAGGCGATCAGCAGAACAAATCAGAG CTCGATGCTTAAATGCCCTCATTCTGCACCGCCGAAGCCTCCGAGGGCCCGGTTCGCGAGGCTGAGCGCGGCAACAGACGCCGCCGAGAAGGCAGCGGTGAAGCCCAAGCCAAGGGTCCAGCGGATCTGCGCCATGCGAGCGTCTCCGACCCGGACCAAGACAGCGAAGGTCGAAGCTCCCAGCGCGAGGAAGAAGGCACTGACGATGCCGCGGAGCAAGGCCGTCCGGCCGACGCAGGAACCGTTCCTCAGCGTGAAGCACCAAAAGGAGCCGGTCGCTGCGGTGGCGAGAAAGGGGACTGTCGTCAAGGCACTGTTCATGAGCACGCCAAAGAAGGAGCCCGCCCGGACGCCGGCGGCAGacaagaggaaggaggcggtGTCCGAGGTTTGTTCCAAGCTGCGGAAGCTGAACTTGGGGTGCCGGGAGGTGCCGAGCAGGTACATGTGTCAGCTGACGAATCCAAAGACTGCTAAGAAGGGTGAAGAGACCGCGCTGACGAAGAGTGCCAAGAGAGGGCAAGAGTCTAGGACCAATGTCAAGAAGAAAATTTTAGGACGCTCGGTGAAGTGTGCTAATGCTGAACCTGATGAGAACCGAAATTGTTGTGGTAACACTGCTGCAGATGAGAACTCACGTACAGAAACTGCAAGACCCAATGAGAAAAGGAAGGCGGTGCTGCAGGAATTGACAATTGAGGTGGATGCAGCGCGAGCTGAAGATGACAACAAGGAGAATGTGTCAAATGCTGATCAGGCGGTTGAAGAAGCCTTGAACAATTCACATTCTGAAGATGAAAACAGGCAGTTAGAGAACAACGAGAATGTTGCTCTGAAG GTGCCTAAAATGCAGAACAAAGTGCATCCAGAGCAAGCAGGAAAGCTCAAGAAAACTACCAATCCTAGGCCATTCAGGCTGAGGACTGAT GAAAGAGGAGTGCAAAAAGAAGCAAAACCAGAAAAAAGGCAGCCCTTCGCTGAGAATAACTCCATGGCAGTACTCAAGGATGCAAACAGAGGAGTGATG CCAACGGACAAATACAATCGTGGAAAGGGACGAGACAAGCCGCTCTGTGGCGAGAAACAG AAACAGAGCACACAGATGGCCATGGGGCAGCTCGGTGAGGCCAAGCCAGGCTTCAACAGCATCAGATGCAATAACGCCAGGCCTGTGATGACGAAGCGCAAAGTCGTTGAAAAATCAGAGAGAGTTTCTAGGGTTGCATCATCAGCAAGAACGACCAAGACAGCCAG TGGTCTCATGGCGCCAACTCAGATTGGAAAGGGGAGGAAGACTTCAGTAAAGCCATCCAGACTGCAAGCAGCTGCTGCTTGA